A region from the Halobacillus mangrovi genome encodes:
- a CDS encoding YtxH domain-containing protein produces the protein METKNKTGLNHSSNQPEENKENNKETNKKDNKLQRAVIGGVVGAAAGLLINPKKKKGEDQSEEKDSSSFKEKASKAGSKASEKFKNFKDKSKEKSKKVTDKFKKSKNKEEEVPQLEEAAGAQDALPETAASLKGENQNKQSENKEQTKQKTSVGTEEEKTSHSQDASGEAAASLEEDNQNEVTEQKTPESTEEEVKTALTNEDDTQK, from the coding sequence ATGGAAACAAAAAACAAAACGGGATTGAATCATTCATCTAATCAACCAGAAGAGAACAAGGAAAATAACAAAGAAACTAACAAGAAGGATAATAAACTGCAACGCGCGGTTATCGGAGGGGTCGTTGGAGCAGCTGCTGGGCTCTTGATCAACCCTAAGAAAAAGAAAGGGGAAGATCAATCAGAAGAAAAAGACTCCTCCAGTTTTAAAGAGAAAGCAAGTAAAGCCGGAAGTAAGGCAAGCGAAAAATTCAAGAACTTCAAAGACAAGTCTAAAGAAAAATCGAAGAAAGTAACAGATAAATTTAAGAAATCAAAGAATAAAGAGGAGGAAGTCCCTCAGCTGGAGGAGGCTGCAGGTGCCCAGGATGCTCTACCCGAAACAGCTGCTTCTCTTAAGGGAGAAAACCAAAACAAACAGAGCGAAAATAAAGAACAAACGAAACAAAAAACATCCGTAGGTACCGAAGAGGAAAAAACTTCACACTCTCAAGACGCTTCTGGAGAAGCAGCTGCTTCTCTTGAGGAAGATAATCAAAACGAAGTGACGGAACAAAAGACACCTGAAAGTACCGAAGAGGAAGTAAAGACGGCGCTTACTAATGAAGATGATACACAAAAGTAA